The stretch of DNA CgtgaaatataatttattctacgcattcaacaatgtgtgaatatatcttgttgaaattctaactgattGTGTTACAATGGAATATATTAAGGGTGgttttatagaagttggacagagtgtacatcCAGCAGTACCTAACCGGagccaaataaaaaattataagatATTAGGCATGCTTTATCTGACAATGGGCATTGGACACATTTGTTAATTACATTCCCCTTTCTCGTTTATTTACAGATCCACGTCGTCAAAGGGAAAGTCGCTTCAATCAGCAACCCTGGGGAAATCGTGGTCCCATAGCGGCACCTCCGCCTGTAATCGCGACTGTTGTACCCATCATCAACAATCGTCCCCCTGGGCCAATGTTAAATCCGTGGGAGCAGCCACCATTCCCGGTGATGGATCAAAGCCAGATGGTTCATCCGATAGGTCCTCGATTCCCGCCTATTCCAATCAACACTAGCGTTCCTCCGGCGACGGTCTTGATACCGGGGGTAGCTAAGCTGAATGACAGCGTGCGTACAATCAACATCGATGGCGTCCAGCGGGAGATCCGTTTCTACGATGATATTGCCGTCATCTTCATGAGCTGGGATGAGCCGAAGGAGATTGGCTTCCAGAAGGGGTCCCGAATGGTCGTCGTTGATGATCGTGATTCGTTTGAGTTGAGTTTTAACGAGTGCTATAAGTCGATCACTATCGAAGGAAAGGTATATCAAATGAAGCTGGGTTCTCCCACTCGAGAGCTGTACATCGACAACAGTTGGTATGAGTGCTACTTCGGAGATCCCCCGTCGAACATCACGCTGGATGGGGTAACTCGTGTCTTCAAAATTAGTGGTCCAGCGCCACAGGTAAAAATTGGTAATAGTCGCAATGATTTAGTCGCCGGTAAAATAAACATGATCGTTAACGCTGAAACCATTATCCCTGTGTTCCTGGATGCTCAAGTGCAAATGTTCGAAATACAAGGCCAAATTCACAAGCTTCAGTTTGCTGATTTCCTTCTCACCGTTATTATCAATGACCAACCCTATCCCGTTGAGTATGGTGGACTTCCAAAAGTATTCAAACTTAGAGGCAAAGATTTCTACATTCGATTCACTGCCGTTCCCAAATTGGTGGTTCCTGGTCGGGTTTATTTGCGAGACATGGTCCGAACACCGCTCCATCGTGATCTTCGGACTCCGCCACGAGATCAAAGTTTGCTGCCGCCATTTGTTTCTTCTATCACGAATGTTATGCCACCGATCACAACAGTTCCACCGCCAGTGCCTGGATTGTTCCCAGCTGCAGCAGCCATGCAGCAGCCGCCCTTCGCTCCTACACAGTCGACAACCGGATTGGATTATATTACCAATCTGATGCCGCATTCGTCTTCTGCTGTCAATGTGTCCAACAATTTGGCAGGCTATCAGATTCAATCTGAAGATAAACCGAACATCGCGACCCCACCCGTGCCTAATCCGGCATCCAATGCCACTCCCACGCCACTCAATTTACCCCTTCTCCAGAACATCAACATCGATGAACTCTACAAAAAGATCGTCGCCGCCGGCATAATTACTAAAAGCACTACTGCCCCAACGAGCAGCAGCGCTTCGGCTTCCACCTCAGCAGCAAGCAAATTGGACAAAGCACTCGAGGAAGACTTTTTGGAAATTGAGCCAGTTTATTTGAACAAACTCGAAACACTAAAACGGCGCCAGCCGTCGATCATTGCCCAGCTGTACACCGGGATGCAGTGTAGCAGTTGTGGTGTTCGATTCCCGCCCGAGCAAACGATGAAATACAGCCAGCATTTGGATTGGCATTTCAGACAGAACCGTCGTGACAGGGACTCGACACGGAAGGCACACTCACGCAAGTGGTACTACAATGTGGCCGATTGGATCCAATACGAGGAAATTGAAGATCTAGACGAGCGCGAAAAGAATTGGTTCGAAACGCAGCAGACTGAACAAACCGATTTCAACGGGGATGGAGAACAGAGTGGACGCACTGGGCCCGATTCCCCATCGCCTAGTTGCCCGGCTGGTTCTAACGAGTTGGATAAGCGCTGTCACATGTGCCACGACGAATTTGAGCAGTTCTACAATGAGGAAATTGAAGAATGGCATCTGAGAAATGCAATTCGCGTCGACGAAAACACTTACCACCCTCTGTGCTATGAAGACTATAAGGCATCATTGACGCTCGACGAGACGGCTTTGAATGCTACCAATGAGGAGGGAGACCAGAGCAAGTTGGTTGATGATGATGAGGTGAAAATCAAGCAGGAGGACATTAGCGGCCCCATCCAAGCGGAAATCACCCTGGATGACGACGATGATGTTATTGTGCTCCCACCGACCGCGGATGTCGTTACCGAGATTCCCGACGATGACGATATTGAAACATTGGATTCGTTGTCCACAGCGGATGGTTCCCAAATTCCTTCTAACGTGATGCTGGACGAAGGAAACAGTTGTAATGGTTCGGCGGACTCCACCACCTGTCAGCAAGAAGCTAGCAGTAACAAAGTAGTTCAACAGCCTAGGATCATTGAAACTAGGATTGACGATGACATCGCCATTCAAGAACCATCCATCGAAAAGATTGACGTCAATGATTTGGATGAGAGTGAAGAAATGGATACTTCATGCAGTGTGGAAGCTACTAAGGCGAAGGATGAGGCCCTGGTAAAGGTGAAGGAAGAACCAAAAGACGATGACGAGATCGATGAGGAGGATGCGCTTTTTGAGGATGTCGGAACGATCGAGTCTTCGATGATTATAGAGGTTGCAAAGGAAGCAGGTATGTTTGACAAGTATTTTGTCATTGCTTTCCATGGAACTCTGCATTCCATATAGTCCGTTTCGCTGAATATTTTATATGCAACAAATAGATAGTAacatattttatttctttttctatTTGCAAGACACGGTCGACGTGGAAGCCGTCCCATCGCCAGTGTCAGCTCTAGAGAGTACCAGCCAGGCCCAGCTAAAGCCGTCGATCGATGGCAATATGGAACTTCAGGACACTCCCTCGACAGGCGTATTAACTAATAAGATTAAAATCAATATCACAAAAGCAAAAACAACTAccagcagcagcaccagcacAAGCACCAGTAGCAATAGTGTTAGCGTTAGTGCAAATAGTAGTGGCAATACATTCGGTGGCAGCTCCATTGCTGTGCTCATCAGTGGTGGAGGCACCGGAATGTACAGCGAAAACAGTAATGACGATCTGCTGTACGGTAACCTGGATGATATGCAGGGACATACCGAGAACAGCCAGAACAGCAGCAATCAGCTGACAATGGTGGTGCATGAAGATGAAGAAGTAgatgataaaaataaagaacCGGTCGCGACGACCGAAGAAGAACCGACTGATATTTCATATGTTTTTAAGCCGAGTATGAAAGGCATTGATTTCATCCAGAAACCTCGGGTTGAAAACGGGCTCGAAACTTCTGGGCTTTGTTCAATAATGTAAATAGTCAACGTCAAAATGAACAAGTATTGAATTTCGTGAGGAGAACGTGAAAGAAGTAAAAAAATGTGATATTAGGCCATACTCTGCGCCACAAGCTCCCGGTGCGATGGGGCAACTATGGTAAATGAGAGGCATtttatatagaattattattttGTGAAGTAACTGAATTAGTCCGTGAGTGCTATGATCTTTTCATCATCAGAGGAGGGGATCCTTCTCGCGATATCCGTTGATGAGAGTGAATACACAGTATCACAATAATCTTAAGATAGGGATAATTTATTAGGTTGTTGTATATTTAACTCTTGTAGTTTTGAAGAACTGTGAGTGGAAATAAAGCTGAACCATACCCCTTTcccctataaaaaaaaactagccgAAGTGAAGTTCCTCTAACGAGGAAAAAGGTCGTTTCCGAGTACGAACAGAAAACGAGTATTGGATTTTGTAACGTTTGTTCATGCGTGAGGTTGAACTGAGTGTTGTATATAGTTGATGGGACGCCAAAATTGCAAAGTGACGATTTTCTTGCGTTAGAGGAATTACGTTGAGGACGTGTATTTCATCATAgtgcttttagtttttttttaacatttttactttaaattttttatttcgaatTACTGAAATCAGTTAGAATGCAAGGAATGCAATTTATGTTCAATTGAAATCATTTGGATCTTCAAAGCTTATTGTTCTGGGTTCTCATGGGTTTGTGAATAATGAATCAATAAATTATCGAAATTGAAATCAAAATAAAGATATGTATATATGAATACAATAtttgagagaaataaaaaaaatcccgaTACAATAAAATCCGTAGCTAaccgaaaaatatatatttttaattcaaacatttgTGTATTCTTAATGGGCTAtcaataaacaattgaataaaataaattaatcctTTCATTCCACTCGTATGAGAAATTCCTCAGTTGTGATCCGATGATACCTTTCAAATCTTGGTTATTCCACTTCGGTTGGTTTCATCGCTCACCCATTTTTCCTATTCGTTTATTTGGAAGGTTCAACCGCAATAGCTTCATAACttaattacaggtcggactcgattatccggaatgttgattttattttcattccggATAACCGAATTTTCCGGAtatcataaaaaaatttagaaaaattctctcggtaaacgtaatataactATCAGCCCTATTCTGTGTTCCGAcggattttcatttcgttcAAAACCATTGTTTCGTTCGAGTTAAaatttcgcattccctatttcgaacgttttgcccatttaatgttcgtagagaaacagatcgaacgaaatagGAAAAACAACTCAGGCGGAATACCGAattgaattttatcaagtcgttcgaaatatatcgaatcgatcgaaatacagaataggagTGTATGATTTGCACTGATTTATTTGTATATTACAGTATCGTAGTCAGAAATTCAgctctattctgtattccgacggatttccatttcgttcgtaACCGTTATTCCGtgcgagttataatttcgcattccctatttcgaacgttttgcccatttgttattcaaaaaaaaaaaaacagatcgaacgaaatgcaaaaacaactcgaacgaaatacaggatggaattttatcaagtcgttcgaaatatttcgaatcgatcgaaatacagaatagggctgattgTCTGGCGCCCTCTGGGGGAAGGggtaatgttttgaaaatcaaaaaaaaaatcattgctttGTTACAGCTTGTGGACCAAAATATTATTCGAACGGCAAGGTCCATTACAAGCATAAGCTCATGCTTGAGTTTCTTGGATGCCAAGGAGAGTTCGATGACATGGTTGAGCGAAACAACATTAGAAATGCTATGTTTTGGGTATCCGAGGCTTAGGACGAGGTTCTGGTTGATTCCATTGTCAAGTCATGGAAAATGCTGATATCCTGTTGTCAGTTGTAAAAGAACGCATACTTTCGATGAAGCGTCCGAAAATTCAATGAATGTGTGTGAAAAAtgtgaccttcgaattttcgaaaggGACTTCTTCCAAAATCTGATTTCCGCGAAAaaatatcctatgcaaaatttcagctcaatcggactttatctactagtgtcgcacaaccggcaaaatttggaaaagttattcgaaaaccgtaaaatcaaatattatcaaaaatagaattaaaaagatagaaaaatagaaatagaatgtattcatttaaatttggaatttcaacgtatataaatctactgcggataatcgaaactagttgtatgTAACAATTATGAGGTCGAACATGGAAGTAAGTTagtatattttaattttacatcATAGAAGGACAATAGACAATTTTTGATGGTTGTTCTACGCTGGATTAGGTTGTAATGATTCGACAACGTCGTTACACTGCACGTAAGGTCGATATGCAACattaacaaattattcaaaattcaaaaatagtccggataatcgagtccgacctgtatatggaAATGGGCTATACTTGTTCCAAGAGCTACCGCTTGCACTGCAGTGTTGTGCATTATGGCCAGGAAAAGCGTCTGGTGTTCGACTGACTGTCGATAGTAGACGACGATAACACGACAGGACAAatgaactaataaaaaaaagtacacaaagcaataacatttttatacttttgAACGTTCGTTCAACACGGTagcaaaataaaaacaggaTTGGTCAGAGCTAGCAAAATTGGCCCATCGTAGAATCATGACCAGTCTTCAGGAAACATATGCTGCGCTACACTTGAGTTCGATTTTCATCAACGCGCGTTCATAACAAACatgtattctctctt from Toxorhynchites rutilus septentrionalis strain SRP chromosome 3, ASM2978413v1, whole genome shotgun sequence encodes:
- the LOC129776214 gene encoding uncharacterized protein LOC129776214, translating into MAAALDQAAVDKRAKEIETEYLSSLADLNVNSKPLINMLTILAEENLDYALVIVTAVEKHLAKVQPDVKLPILYLVDSIVKNVGKQYQSLFSQVIVGMFCGVFETVNERVREKMFSLRQTWNDVFPQSKLYTLDIKINSIDPGWPITAQLKTKSPAIHVNPMFLKNKVAEPSMDMQQQLRDKQRELLELQARKLELELLATKKRIEEQEKQLVLQTASVSKEPIPDPKRTPQPIGPSQTTSAVPPPRGRIVPPNPAMINLVKSRDPRLARQQAQLAAQMAAASTNSTPTTVVGGVQVPPQPVAFDPSGKPLSIRERLGRIPKRVDPRVKTQGSGDADRKKVSSTTTSTNSGTATPSHKSRSDSDIARKRDKKDESSVKSGKSSTARSSQFLDRKKYSPLDSSPPKSTSPVKKKSAPLEKIQSRSEKSSKQREGKSSKSGKRRSDETSKSPENTSVSSTSSSEHLMGVTNETKDVDLRLLMPEKKLRLDAPLLPPKQQAMIVTKPLTEQNKVQEEDLSVEHKTVLIKDVDLRIPPPVVMLKDVSESNAVSSSTGGLPAVKSDGDLEPNAEIDTTTLVSTVSIVPTPIDINKRRSSVGIGRLEEPIAKKSKSGKIDRLFGDQDVDLRKFSGPINTVDVSTPLPPPPPIISDAPRTMVSSGMLSESPEKQLPSVVAAPSSKAALEAVRAKIAEATKNKDRDKSVRPLQPNKPSDETFEQRRTLHQPKPMDVDLRQVPQPQLQETSYDDNSQDGMNANIKTIIAQAQEQMEKGEITSEQYNILMKQVIQLNETQKIRQAQRMEMMKRNQTGPMIINSNLGNCTGPDEALSGSPSNDDAVASNAILNSEAENKQAVAGPEVSAQKNDFRGKITPIVDAKAKFEASFANATAADLRQQRDPRRQRESRFNQQPWGNRGPIAAPPPVIATVVPIINNRPPGPMLNPWEQPPFPVMDQSQMVHPIGPRFPPIPINTSVPPATVLIPGVAKLNDSVRTINIDGVQREIRFYDDIAVIFMSWDEPKEIGFQKGSRMVVVDDRDSFELSFNECYKSITIEGKVYQMKLGSPTRELYIDNSWYECYFGDPPSNITLDGVTRVFKISGPAPQVKIGNSRNDLVAGKINMIVNAETIIPVFLDAQVQMFEIQGQIHKLQFADFLLTVIINDQPYPVEYGGLPKVFKLRGKDFYIRFTAVPKLVVPGRVYLRDMVRTPLHRDLRTPPRDQSLLPPFVSSITNVMPPITTVPPPVPGLFPAAAAMQQPPFAPTQSTTGLDYITNLMPHSSSAVNVSNNLAGYQIQSEDKPNIATPPVPNPASNATPTPLNLPLLQNINIDELYKKIVAAGIITKSTTAPTSSSASASTSAASKLDKALEEDFLEIEPVYLNKLETLKRRQPSIIAQLYTGMQCSSCGVRFPPEQTMKYSQHLDWHFRQNRRDRDSTRKAHSRKWYYNVADWIQYEEIEDLDEREKNWFETQQTEQTDFNGDGEQSGRTGPDSPSPSCPAGSNELDKRCHMCHDEFEQFYNEEIEEWHLRNAIRVDENTYHPLCYEDYKASLTLDETALNATNEEGDQSKLVDDDEVKIKQEDISGPIQAEITLDDDDDVIVLPPTADVVTEIPDDDDIETLDSLSTADGSQIPSNVMLDEGNSCNGSADSTTCQQEASSNKVVQQPRIIETRIDDDIAIQEPSIEKIDVNDLDESEEMDTSCSVEATKAKDEALVKVKEEPKDDDEIDEEDALFEDVGTIESSMIIEVAKEADTVDVEAVPSPVSALESTSQAQLKPSIDGNMELQDTPSTGVLTNKIKINITKAKTTTSSSTSTSTSSNSVSVSANSSGNTFGGSSIAVLISGGGTGMYSENSNDDLLYGNLDDMQGHTENSQNSSNQLTMVVHEDEEVDDKNKEPVATTEEEPTDISYVFKPSMKGIDFIQKPRVENGLETSGLCSIM